The Salegentibacter mishustinae genomic interval CTATTTTGGTTGCAAAGGCACTGGCTAAGGCTCAATTCGATAAAAAGTTTATTGAAGTTCAAACTGAAGAAGAACTTCAAGCTTATACTGAAGGCGATAAAAAGATCCCGTTTTTAATCGGGGAAACTTTTACAGGAAAGGATCTTGTAGGGATAAAATTTGAGCAGTTGTTACCTTATGCATTACCTGCAGAAAATCCTGAAAATGCTTTTCGTGTAATTGCTGGAGATTTTGTGACTACAGAGGACGGTACCGGAATTGTGCATACTTCGCCAACTTTTGGTGCAGATGATGCGCTGGTAGCTAAACAGGCTACGCCTCAAGTTCCGCCATTATTGGTGAAAGATGAAAATGGGAACCTTGTTCCGTTGGTAGATCTTCAGGGGAAATTTAGACCAGAAATGGGCGATTTTGCCGGGAAGTATGTGAAGAATGAATATTATGATGAAGGGCAGGCGCCAGAGAAATCTGTAGACGTTGAACTTGCTATTAAACTGAAAGAAGAAAATCGTGCTTTTAAAGTAGAAAAATATGTTCACAGCTATCCAAACTGCTGGAGAACCGATAAACCTATTTTATACTATCCGCTGGATTCCTGGTTCATAAAAGTAACCGAATTCAAGGAGCGCATGCACGAATTGAATAAAGGCATTAACTGGAAACCAAAATCTACCGGGGAAGGCCGTTTTGGAAATTGGTTGGCCAACGCGAACGACTGGAATTTATCCAGAAGTCGTTATTGGGGAATTCCATTGCCAATTTGGAGAACCGAAGAAGGAAAAGAGGAAAAGTTTATTGGTTCTATTGCAGAATTGAAAGAAGAAATGGCGAAGTCGGTTAAAGCCGGCTTTATGGATAAAGACATTTTTGAAGGTTTTGAACCCGGCAATATGAGTGAAGAAAACTACGATCTGGTAGATCTTCACAAGAACGTGGTAGATGAAATCACGCTGGTTTCAGATTCTGGTAAACCAATGAAGCGCGAAGCCGATCTTATAGATGTTTGGTTCGATTCTGGTTCTATGCCTTATGCACAATGGCATTATCCATTTGAAAATAAAGAAAAAGTAGAAGAAGGTGAACGTCAGGCCGATTTCATAGCCGAAGGCGTTGACCAAACCAGGGGCTGGTTTTATACCCTGCACGCAATAGCTACTATGATCTTTGATGATGTGGCTTATAAAAACGTAGTTTCTAACGGACTTGTTTTAGATAAAAACGGGCAAAAAATGTCCAAACGTCTCGGGAACGCGGTAGATCCTTTTGAGACACTTGCGGCTTACGGCCCAGATGCCACGCGTTGGTATATGATCTCTAACGCCAATCCATGGGATAATTTAAAATTTGATATTGAGGGAATAGCTGAGGTGCGCCGTAAATTTTTCGGTACACTTTACAACACGTATTCTTTCTTTACTTTATATGCGAATATTGATAATTTCACCTATAAAGAAGAGGATGTTCCTTTAGCTGAAAGACCCGAGATAGATCGTTGGATTCTTTCTGAATTACATACTTTAATTGAGAAAGTAGATAAGTTCTATGCCGATTATGAACCTACCAGGGCAACCCGTGCAATTTCAGAATTTGTTCAGGAAAACCTTAGTAACTGGTTTGTGCGTTTAAGCCGAAGAAGATTCTGGAAAGGCGATTATCAGCAAGATAAAATTTCAGCATATCAAACCCTTTATACTTGTTTGGTAGAAGTGGCGAAGCTGGGCGCGCCTGTGGCGCCATTCTTTATGGATAGACTTTACAAAGACTTAAACAAGAGTACACAAAAAGAAAACTTTGAATCGGTACATTTGGCTGAATTTTCAGAGTATGATGATAAGTTTGTTGATAAATCTTTAGAGCGAAAAATGGAGAAGGCTCAAACCATTTCTTCATTGGTTTTATCGCTTAGAAAGAAGGAAATGATAAAAGTAAGACAACCGCTGCAAAGAGTAATGATTCCGGTGCTTGACGAACAGCAACGTGAAGAAATTCAGGCGGTTGAAGACTTGATAAAGTCTGAAGTAAACGTAAAAGAACTTCAGCTTATAGATGATGCTTCAGGATTACTGGTTAAGCAAATAAAACCAAACTTTAAGGTTCTTGGCCCAAGATTTGGAAAGGATATGAAGCTGGTAGTCAATGAGATAAATAAATTAACTTCTGAAGACATATCAAAGATAGAGCGAGAGGGCAATATTGCGATAAATCTTAACGGAGAAATGATTAAATTAGCTACTGAAGAAGTAGAAATTACTTCCCAGGATATTGAAGGCTGGTTAGTGGCAAGTAGTGGTAATATTACCGTAGCTTTAGACGTTAGTATCTCAGAAGAATTAAAAAAGGAAGGAATTGCCAGGGAATTGGTAAACAGAATACAGAATATGAGAAAAGATTCTGGCTTTGAAGTTACCGATACCATTGAAGTGACCCTACAAAGAGACGGTATTGTCGAGGATGCCGTTAACCAAAATATAACCTATATCAAGAATGAAACATTAACTGCAAGTCTCGAATTTGCGGAGGTGGTAACTGAAGGAGCCGAGGTGGCTTTTGATGATATTACCACTAAAATGTTTATTAAAAAACATTAGAATTATGGCAACTGAAGTAAAAGAACGGTATAGCGATGCCGAATTAGCTGAGTTTAAGGCCCTGATTAAAGGCAAAATCGCGAAGGCGCAGGAGCAATTGGAGATTTATCAGAATGCTTATAAAAATGATGGAAACAACGGTACCGATGATACCTCTCCTACATTTAAGGCTTTTGAGGAAGGTAGTGAAACGATGAGTAAGGAAGCGAACTCTCAATTGGCTATTAGACAGGAAAAGTTTATTCGTGACCTCAAAAATGCATTAAACCGTATTGAGAATAAAACCTACGGAATATGCCGTGTAACCGGGAAATTAATTGCAAAAGAGCGTTTAAAACTGGTGCCGCACGCAACATTAAGTATTGAAGCTAAAAATATGCAGAAATAATAAATTTCTGGATTTTATGTATAATACGTCCCTTTGCTTATGCCTTGGGGCGTTTTTATTTGAATAATTAATAAATTTGCTTGCGATAAGCTGATTTTTAGCCGTGTAAAAACTAAATAATATAGTATTTTAGCGGCGTTCTTAAATTCTACAGAGTTCATGTCCTTAAAAAAAGCGAGTGTTATAATCGTTTTGGTACTTTTAATAGACCAAATTTCAAAATTTTATATCAAAACAAATTTTTCGCTTGGCGAGGAAGTTCCGGTTTTTGATTGGTTCAGGATTTTATTTGTAGAGAACGAAGGTATGGCCTGGGGAACCAAGATCCCGGGGGAATACGGAAAACTTTTCCTTACGCTTTTTAGATTGGTGGCCATTGTTGGTATTGGTTACTGGTTATGGGATTCGGTTAGAAAAAATGGTTCCCGAATTTTAATTACCGCAATAGCCTTAATCTTCGCAGGTGCTTTTGGTAATATTATAGACTCTGTTTTTTACGGGATTATCTTTAACGATAGCTATGGCCAGGTTGCCGAATTTATGCCGGCACAAGGCGGCTACGGCACCTTGTTTCACGGTAAGGTGGTAGATATGCTTTACTTCCCACTATGGCAGGGCAATTTGCCTGAATGGATTCCCTTCTGGGGCGGAAATTATTTCACTTTCTTCGAGCCGGTATTCAATATTGCCGATACCGCAATTAGCGCGGGTGTAATTTTACTGCTGCTTTTTAATAAGCGTGCTTTCCCAAAAGAAGAAGATAAAAAAGAAAATAATTAAGCGGCGGCGTTCCCGTTGCGGTCAAAGATCTTCTCGAATTTCTTTAATTCTATCGGTTTGATTAAGTAATCTGTAACCAGGTTAAAAGATTTTGCACGTTCCAGATCTCTAGGATCTATAGAAGAGCTTACTACGTAAAGTGTGATCTTCTTTTCGAAGTTATTCTTTATCTTAATAAATTCATTTAGAAATTCCCAGCCATCCATAACCGGCATATTAATATCAAGAAAGATAATGTCGGGTAGTACGTCTTCGGTAGCGTTTTCCAGGATCAATTTAAAATGATCTAAAGCTTCCCTACCGTTTTTGAAAATTAGAAGATTTTTTGAAAGTTTTTTTATTTCAATAATCTTCTTTACCAGGTTCACGTATATTTTGTCATCGTCAATAATACACGCCAATTCTACTTTTTGCCCCATGAGAATTAGTGTTTAGTTTTTAAAACTTAATCTTAAATGTAGTGCCTACATCTATAGTGCTGGTTACCGAGATTGAACCGCCAAGTGCCTCCACCTGGTTTTTTGTAATAAAAAGTCCAATTCCTCGTGAATCCAGGTTCTCATGAAAGGTTTTATACATCCCAAACATCTTGTCACCATATTGATCCAGGTCAATGCCTAACCCATTATCACTAACCTCCAAAAATTGAGTTTCGTTCTTAATATAGGTCTGAATATAAATTACCGGTTTTCTACCAGGATGTTTATATTTTATAGCATTTGTGATTAAATTTAGTAAAATACTTTCAAGATACTCAGGTATATAGCTAATTTCTTTTAGTGCGTGGAATTCAGCTACGATTTTTGCATTTTCTCGATTTATTAAAGATGAAGTTGAAGCTATTACCCCACTTAAGGCTTTTTCAAAAGAAACAATTCGGCGTTCTTTGCGTAAAATTGATTGTTTATTTACAATCTCGTTTAACTGATTTATTGCTGAATCCAAATTTTCAGAAATATCGGTCACATTCGGGATTAATTCAATTTTATCTTTGTTGGTTTTAGCATCTTTAAGCAATTCTACAATTAAACAAAGATTGCTGCTGTGGGAGCGCAAATTATGTGAAACAATGTGGGCAAAATTAAATAGCCTGGAATTTTGAGTAGCGATAATATCCAGGGAATTCTGTAAATTCAGTTCGTTGACTTTCTGCTCATTAATGTCCTGGAAGACACCGCGAATTCCTATGATCTCCTGTTCTTCGTTATACACCGGTTTTCCGGTAGCACGCACCCAAAAATCTTGGTGATAAAGATTCCGCATTTTTAATTCTACTTTAAACGGAATCCCATATTTCTCGCATTTTTCAAAAGCAGAAATTACTGTTGGGTGTTCCTCTGGGGCATAAAATTTAAAATGTTCTTCATAAGGTGGCTGGTAATCCAGGGGGCAGTCTACAATCTTTTTGGTAACATTATCCCAATAAATATTCTTGTTTATCGTATCTATATACCAGCCGCCGGTATTGGTCATTTGTGCGGTTTCCCGATAATAGAAGAAATTTTCTTCAATAGTATACTGGTCGCGCTTGCTTTGGTGAATATTAACAAATAACAGTACAGCTGTTTCCCTGTTGTTCTCTTTGTTTTTAAGGTTTCGGCATTCAAACCAACGGTATTTCCCATTGTTAAGTTTGAGTTTAAGCTCAATACTGAAAGCTTCATTTTCTTCGGTCAATTTATCGAAATATACTCTGAAGTCGTAGCGATAGTCCTGATGCAAAATTTCTTTCAGGAAAAAATCAAAATAGGATTCAGAAAATTCGGGATTTCCAACGAGGGTATTGAAATGTTCTGACCAGGTTACCTCTTTATTTAGAAGATTAATCTTCCAATAAGCGATATCAAAATCTTCAAGAATACTGTTTAATTGAAGGTCGTTTAGCATTAAAGGGGCGAAAGTTTTGTTAAAAATAACAGAATGCTTCCTAATTCCCTAATTTTTAAAGCTATATAATTTATTTGGCGTAACGCAATAATCCAAGGGAATGTCGGTGCTAAAAACTTCATTAAATTCGGGTTCGGCTTCAAAAAATGAAAGCCCGATTTTGATTACATCTGCTTTACATTCGCTAAGAAAATTATCGTAAAAACCCTTACCATAGCCAATGCGATGTCCCTGCTCGTCAAAAGCTAAAAGCGGGACAAAAACCACATCTATTTGTGATGGAGCGATAGGAATACCGCCTTCAGGTTCAGGAATATTCCATCTATTTTTTTTAATCACGCTGCTATCGGTAAGTAAAAAATGTTCCAGTTTATGTTCCTTGATATTGGTTTTAGATAGCACCACGTTTTTATCTTTTCCCTGGAGAATATGTAAAATGTTTTCGGTATCAATTTCTTTCTGTTCAGTAATACTTAGAAAGAGGTGATAAAATTCTTTTTGCCAAACCGGTAATTGAAGTAATTGATTGGCAATTTCCAGGCTAAGCGCTTCTATTTTATCTTCGGAAAGCTCTAAACGTAAAGCTTTGTATTTTTTTCGTAATTCGGCTTTATTCATCTTTTGGTGGTGCTGAAATATGAAAAATGGCATCACCCTGGTACACAATAGGAGACTCGTTAATATTAATCACATATCCTGTATTAACCGCTTTAATTTTATGCCTGAATTTCCCGTAAGGATCGGTAATAGTGCCTATATATTCTCCTTTTTCTACGTGTTTTCCGCAGGGGATTTTTATATGTAAAAGCCCGCTGTATTTGGCGCGCATCCAATTAGTATTTTCAATTACAACGGTTTCCCCAATAGCATCTGGATACTCAAATTTAGGATTTAACATTTCCAGGAAACTCAAAATTCGCATAGCACCTTCTACGCCGTGTTTGGCTACGTCTTTATTGCTGTCTTGAGATTTTCCTCCTTCAAAAAGTAGAACAGGAATTCCTTTTTTCGCACAGGTCTCCCGATAAGATTTTGTAATGGTCTTAGAGTGTATGGTAAATGGAGCGCTAAAAATACGTGCGTATTTTAGGCTTTGCTCATCGCCTCGCTTTACCCTTATTTGTGGTGCGTTAAACCTGCTGGCGCCGCCGGTATGAAAATCAAGGCAAAAGTTAGCCAGGGGTAATATTTTTTTTACAAACTGGAATGCAAATCTACTGGCAAGAGAGCCGTGTTTAGTTCCGGGGAACATCCTGTTGAGGTCGCGCCCATCGGGAAATTCCCGGCGTAAGTTCAGAAATCCAAAAATATTAACCACGGGAATACAAATAACGGTTCCTTTTTGAGGCCTATTGATTCCTTTGGAGATAATTTGCCGAACAATTTCTACCCCATTAATTTCATCGCCGTGAATTCCTGCAGTTATTAAAACCACTGGGCCAGGCTTTTTAGAACGTTCAATAATAACGGGTACCTCTACCGAGGTAGTGGTGTACAGCTTGGCCATATTAAAATTAATAGTGGCACTTTTTCCCGGCTTTACCTTCTCTCCCAGGATTTCCAAAACATTGTCACTGGTTATTTTTGCCATAGGCTAGACGTTCCGTTCTATATATCTTATTATGGATTTTGCAATATCTTTACCGGTAGCTTTTTCAATACCTTCTAAGCCAGGAGAAGAATTTACTTCCAGGATTAGTGGCCCTCGAGCACTTTGCAGCATATCTACACCGGCCACACCGAGCCCCATTGCTTTAGTAGCCTTTACAGCAGCAATTTCTTCTTCATCGGTAAGTTCAACAACTTCTGCCGTACCGCCACGGTGAAGATTAGACCTAAACTCCCCTTCTTTACCCTGTCTCTTCATGGCTCCAACTACGTGACCATCTACAACAAAAGCTCTAATGTCTCCGCCTTTAGCTTCTTTGATGAACTCTTGTACAATTACCCGGGCCTGTAGGCCATTAAAAGCTTCAATGACAGATTCAGCAGCATTTTTTGTTTCGGCTAAAACAACACCAACGCCCTGGGTTCCTTCTAATAATTTTATTACTAAAGGTGTACCTCCAACTTGTTTAATAACTCCTGAAACATCCCGGGAGTAATTGGTGAAAACCGTTTTTGGCAGTCCAATTTTAGCACGGGAAAGAACCTGTAAACTTCTAAGTTTGTCACGACTTCTTACTAAAGCTTCAGAATCTGTGGTGGTAAATGCGCCCATCATCTCAAATTGTCGCACTACTGCAGTACCATAAAAGGTTACTGAAGCACCAATTCTTGGAATTACCGCATCTACACCTTCTATATATCCACCTTTATAATAAATGTTTGGTTTGCGTTTTTCAATAACAATATCGCATTTTAAAGGATCTACTACTTCTACGTCGTGTTTGCGTTTAGTAGCGGCTTCTACAAGACGTTTGGTAGAGTAAAGGTGGCTGTTACGCGAAAGGATTTTTATTTTCATTTTTGCTTAAGATTGTAAGAAACGTCAGTTAATTCGGTGTCCACGATAAATTTTTTGGTAAGGAATTTTCGGCCAATTAATACCGGAAACCTCATTTCCTGTCGGGAAGACAAAGAAAGGGAAATTTTATACACCTTATTAAAAATTTTAATGGTAGATATTACCTGATATCTTTTTTGAATTATGCCATTGCTACTGCGAACAAAAACGATATCATAATCAGAAAAAGTAAATTT includes:
- a CDS encoding response regulator, whose translation is MGQKVELACIIDDDKIYVNLVKKIIEIKKLSKNLLIFKNGREALDHFKLILENATEDVLPDIIFLDINMPVMDGWEFLNEFIKIKNNFEKKITLYVVSSSIDPRDLERAKSFNLVTDYLIKPIELKKFEKIFDRNGNAAA
- the ileS gene encoding isoleucine--tRNA ligase, giving the protein MSNKFPEYKGLDLPKVAKEILSYWKENDIFEKSVSTREGKEAFVFFEGPPSANGLPGIHHVMARAIKDIFCRYKTQKGYQVKRKAGWDTHGLPVELGVEKELGITKEDIGTKISVEKYNEACKNAVMRYTDVWNDLTEKIGYWVDMEDPYVTYKSKYMETVWWLLSEIYKKDLIYKGYTIQPYSPKAGTGLSSHELNQPGTYQDVTDTTVTAMFKITDASAASVEKDLEGAFLIAWTTTPWTLPSNTALTVGPKIEYVSVKTYNQYTFEPITILVAKALAKAQFDKKFIEVQTEEELQAYTEGDKKIPFLIGETFTGKDLVGIKFEQLLPYALPAENPENAFRVIAGDFVTTEDGTGIVHTSPTFGADDALVAKQATPQVPPLLVKDENGNLVPLVDLQGKFRPEMGDFAGKYVKNEYYDEGQAPEKSVDVELAIKLKEENRAFKVEKYVHSYPNCWRTDKPILYYPLDSWFIKVTEFKERMHELNKGINWKPKSTGEGRFGNWLANANDWNLSRSRYWGIPLPIWRTEEGKEEKFIGSIAELKEEMAKSVKAGFMDKDIFEGFEPGNMSEENYDLVDLHKNVVDEITLVSDSGKPMKREADLIDVWFDSGSMPYAQWHYPFENKEKVEEGERQADFIAEGVDQTRGWFYTLHAIATMIFDDVAYKNVVSNGLVLDKNGQKMSKRLGNAVDPFETLAAYGPDATRWYMISNANPWDNLKFDIEGIAEVRRKFFGTLYNTYSFFTLYANIDNFTYKEEDVPLAERPEIDRWILSELHTLIEKVDKFYADYEPTRATRAISEFVQENLSNWFVRLSRRRFWKGDYQQDKISAYQTLYTCLVEVAKLGAPVAPFFMDRLYKDLNKSTQKENFESVHLAEFSEYDDKFVDKSLERKMEKAQTISSLVLSLRKKEMIKVRQPLQRVMIPVLDEQQREEIQAVEDLIKSEVNVKELQLIDDASGLLVKQIKPNFKVLGPRFGKDMKLVVNEINKLTSEDISKIEREGNIAINLNGEMIKLATEEVEITSQDIEGWLVASSGNITVALDVSISEELKKEGIARELVNRIQNMRKDSGFEVTDTIEVTLQRDGIVEDAVNQNITYIKNETLTASLEFAEVVTEGAEVAFDDITTKMFIKKH
- a CDS encoding 5-formyltetrahydrofolate cyclo-ligase, producing the protein MNKAELRKKYKALRLELSEDKIEALSLEIANQLLQLPVWQKEFYHLFLSITEQKEIDTENILHILQGKDKNVVLSKTNIKEHKLEHFLLTDSSVIKKNRWNIPEPEGGIPIAPSQIDVVFVPLLAFDEQGHRIGYGKGFYDNFLSECKADVIKIGLSFFEAEPEFNEVFSTDIPLDYCVTPNKLYSFKN
- a CDS encoding TraR/DksA family transcriptional regulator gives rise to the protein MATEVKERYSDAELAEFKALIKGKIAKAQEQLEIYQNAYKNDGNNGTDDTSPTFKAFEEGSETMSKEANSQLAIRQEKFIRDLKNALNRIENKTYGICRVTGKLIAKERLKLVPHATLSIEAKNMQK
- the rimK gene encoding 30S ribosomal protein S6--L-glutamate ligase: MKIKILSRNSHLYSTKRLVEAATKRKHDVEVVDPLKCDIVIEKRKPNIYYKGGYIEGVDAVIPRIGASVTFYGTAVVRQFEMMGAFTTTDSEALVRSRDKLRSLQVLSRAKIGLPKTVFTNYSRDVSGVIKQVGGTPLVIKLLEGTQGVGVVLAETKNAAESVIEAFNGLQARVIVQEFIKEAKGGDIRAFVVDGHVVGAMKRQGKEGEFRSNLHRGGTAEVVELTDEEEIAAVKATKAMGLGVAGVDMLQSARGPLILEVNSSPGLEGIEKATGKDIAKSIIRYIERNV
- a CDS encoding lipoprotein signal peptidase, with product MSLKKASVIIVLVLLIDQISKFYIKTNFSLGEEVPVFDWFRILFVENEGMAWGTKIPGEYGKLFLTLFRLVAIVGIGYWLWDSVRKNGSRILITAIALIFAGAFGNIIDSVFYGIIFNDSYGQVAEFMPAQGGYGTLFHGKVVDMLYFPLWQGNLPEWIPFWGGNYFTFFEPVFNIADTAISAGVILLLLFNKRAFPKEEDKKENN
- a CDS encoding ATP-dependent zinc protease family protein; the protein is MEKTVIGRFDKADFPALHLDDIAIKIDTGAYTSSIHCENIVEKDGVLECTFLDEEHPLYNGKKFTFSDYDIVFVRSSNGIIQKRYQVISTIKIFNKVYKISLSLSSRQEMRFPVLIGRKFLTKKFIVDTELTDVSYNLKQK
- a CDS encoding sensor histidine kinase, yielding MLNDLQLNSILEDFDIAYWKINLLNKEVTWSEHFNTLVGNPEFSESYFDFFLKEILHQDYRYDFRVYFDKLTEENEAFSIELKLKLNNGKYRWFECRNLKNKENNRETAVLLFVNIHQSKRDQYTIEENFFYYRETAQMTNTGGWYIDTINKNIYWDNVTKKIVDCPLDYQPPYEEHFKFYAPEEHPTVISAFEKCEKYGIPFKVELKMRNLYHQDFWVRATGKPVYNEEQEIIGIRGVFQDINEQKVNELNLQNSLDIIATQNSRLFNFAHIVSHNLRSHSSNLCLIVELLKDAKTNKDKIELIPNVTDISENLDSAINQLNEIVNKQSILRKERRIVSFEKALSGVIASTSSLINRENAKIVAEFHALKEISYIPEYLESILLNLITNAIKYKHPGRKPVIYIQTYIKNETQFLEVSDNGLGIDLDQYGDKMFGMYKTFHENLDSRGIGLFITKNQVEALGGSISVTSTIDVGTTFKIKF
- a CDS encoding succinylglutamate desuccinylase/aspartoacylase family protein, whose amino-acid sequence is MAKITSDNVLEILGEKVKPGKSATINFNMAKLYTTTSVEVPVIIERSKKPGPVVLITAGIHGDEINGVEIVRQIISKGINRPQKGTVICIPVVNIFGFLNLRREFPDGRDLNRMFPGTKHGSLASRFAFQFVKKILPLANFCLDFHTGGASRFNAPQIRVKRGDEQSLKYARIFSAPFTIHSKTITKSYRETCAKKGIPVLLFEGGKSQDSNKDVAKHGVEGAMRILSFLEMLNPKFEYPDAIGETVVIENTNWMRAKYSGLLHIKIPCGKHVEKGEYIGTITDPYGKFRHKIKAVNTGYVININESPIVYQGDAIFHISAPPKDE